From the Montipora capricornis isolate CH-2021 chromosome 2, ASM3666992v2, whole genome shotgun sequence genome, one window contains:
- the LOC138022871 gene encoding neurogenic locus notch homolog protein 3-like — protein sequence MLSQLVLVTLVLGIYGLFLPAVKGADLTEIKDDADHSHRCPPGYWCRKKREFDGTECPRGFVCNSKRSKMSSSRCPPGYWCRRGDLVIEDETDPEKCQEEEWCKVPESTAKDGRSFDRCPPGYWCRKKRLIEMLSKRKCLRQLNCLNDGWEEIKNCPPGYWCKKKRDAIQQSAKKNNCRRGFLCKKATLS from the exons ATGTTGAGCCAACTAGTGCTTGTAACCCTAGTACTGGGTATATATGGACTATTTTTACCCGCCGtcaagggtgccgatttgacaGAAATCAAAGACGATGCAGACCACAGTCATCGATGTCCCCCCGGGTATTGGTGTAGAAAGAAGCGTGAGTTTGATGGTACAGAATGTCCCAGGGGATTTGTTTGCAATTCGAAGCGATCGAAAATGAGCAGCAGTCGCTGTCCACCCGGTTACTGGTGCCGCAGAGGTGACCTTGTCATTGAAGATGAAACCGACCCAGAGAAATGCCAAGAAGA AGAATGGTGTAAAGTGCCAGAGTCAACCGCTAAGGATGGTCGCTCTTTTGATCGATGCCCACCTGGATACTGGTGCCGAAAGAAGAGACTGATCGAAATGCTGTCGAAACGAAAATGTCTGAGGCAGCTTAATTGTTTGAACGACGGCTGGGAAGAGATTAAAAACTGTCCCCCAGGGTACTGGTGTAAGAAGAAGAGAGACGCGATTCAGCAGTCGGCAAAGAAGAACAACTGCCGACGTGGATTTTTATGCAAGAAGGCGACGTTATCTTAA
- the LOC138022834 gene encoding uncharacterized protein, whose translation MMPAPYGNSSGMLQETISKITYKSEYKSSFTGESVPIKNFRIPTAVKMKTCKARDAVKKNETSRSIQFPLTMKSLKYSPRINLQALQPFPTTKAKSALEKQSRKLSQLSLSSARPLTSLLSESPRRDRPSTEDLLRRPQSLVARRPRSELSRFPKDFRYIDKQCFFHPANELTRRFFVISPDWVSERKNYFIRKNTLFG comes from the coding sequence ATGATGCCAGCACCGTATGGAAATTCATCAGGGATGCTGCAAGAAACTATCAGTAAGATTACCTACAAGAGCGAATACAAATCAAGCTTCACCGGTGAGAGTGTCCCAATCAAGAATTTCCGAATTCCAACAGCAGTGAAGATGAAGACATGTAAAGCACGGGATGCGGTGAAAAAGAATGAAACATCGCGATCGATTCAATTTCCTTTGACAATGAAATCCTTGAAATATTCTCCAAGAATAAACCTTCAAGCATTGCAACCCTTTCCGACTACGAAAGCTAAAAGTGCCCTGGAAAAGCAAAGCCGTAAGTTGTCCCAGTTGAGCCTAAGCAGTGCTCGGCCACTCACAAGTTTGCTTTCAGAATCCCCGAGGCGTGACCGACCAAGTACGGAAGACTTGCTTAGGCGACCGCAGAGTTTGGTGGCACGAAGACCTCGGAGTGAGCTCTCGCGTTTTCCGAAGGACTTTCGATATATTGACAAACAGTGCTTTTTTCATCCGGCCAACGAGCTAACCAGGAGATTTTTCGTTATAAGTCCTGATTGGGTTTCGGAACGCAAAAATTACTTTATCAGGAAAAATACTTTGTTTGGTTAA